The Phyllostomus discolor isolate MPI-MPIP mPhyDis1 chromosome 4, mPhyDis1.pri.v3, whole genome shotgun sequence genome window below encodes:
- the SLC39A10 gene encoding zinc transporter ZIP10, translating into MKVHMHTKFCLICLLTFIFHHCNHCHGDHEHGPEEHHRHHHGMTESESSKFSVQDAENEKKYYIEKLFDRYGKNGRLSFFGLEKLLTNLGLGEIKVVEINHEDLGHDHVSHLDILAVQEGKHFHSHNHQHSHKHLNSENQTVTSISTKRYHKCDPEKETIEVSVKSDDKHIHDRNHRLCHHHCLHHHNLDHNTTQHFPNDSITHSEHGEPSHEPSTETNKTQEQSESKLPKGKRKRKGKKSHENSEVITPGFPPNHDQGEQYEHNRVHKPDRVHSPGHSHVHLPEHTVHDPGHDPGHGHQDPDPDDEGELRHTRKREVPHVKKSAIYSATSHKDHNEDDRQHECLNVTQLLKHYGHSATSPISADLFTYLCPALLYQIDSRLCIEHFDRLLVEDLNKDKNTVPEDKANIGASAWICGIISITVISLLSLLGVILVPIINQGCFKFLLTFLVALAVGTMSGDALLHLLPHSQGGHDHSHQHAHGHGHSHGHESKKFLEEYDAVLKGLVALGGIYLLFIIEHCLRMFKHYKQQKGKQKWFMKQNTEESTIGRKLSDHKLNNTPDADWLQLKPLAGTDDSVVSEDRLNETELTDIEGQQESPPKNYLSVEEEKIMDHSHSDGFHTVDEHDLHAATHNHHDESKTALRKHGHQWHHKHSHHSHGPCHSGSDLKETGIANIAWMVIMGDGIHNFSDGLAIGAAFSAGLTGGISTSIAVFCHELPHELGDFAVLLKAGMTVKQAIVYNLLSAMMAYVGMLIGTAVGQYANNITLWIFAVTAGMFLYVALVDMLPEMLHGDGDNEEHGFWPVGQFILQNLGLLFGFAIMLVIALYEDKIVFDFQF; encoded by the exons atgaaggtacatatgcacacaaaattttgcctcatttgtttgctgacatttatttttcatcattgcAACCACTGCCATGGAGACCATGAGCACGGTCCCGAAGAACATCACAGACACCATCATGGAATGACGGAGTCAGAGTCGAGCAAATTTTCAGTGCAGgatgctgaaaatgaaaaaaaatattatattgagAAACTTTTTGACCGTTATGGTAAAAATGGAAGATTATCCTTTTTTGGTCTGGAGAAACTTTTAACAAACTTGGGCCTTGGAGAGATCAAAGTAGTCGAGATTAATCATGAGGATCTTGGCCACGATCATGTTTCTCACTTAGATATTTTGGCAGTTCAAGAGGGAAAGCATTTTCACTCACATAACCATCAGCATTCCCATAAGCATTTAaattcagaaaatcaaactgtgaccAGCATATCAACAAAAAGATACCATAAGTGTGATCCAGAGAAAGAGACAATTGAAGTATCTGTCAAATCTGATGATAAACATATACATGATCGCAATCATCGCTTATGTCATCACCATTGTTTGCATCATCATAACCTCGATCATAACACTACtcagcattttcctaatgattccATTACTCACAGTGAGCATGGAGAGCCTAGCCATGAACCTTCGACAGAGACCAATAAAACACAGGAGCAATCGGAAAGTAAGCTaccaaaaggaaagaggaagagaaaagggaagaaaagtcaTGAAAATTCAGAGGTTATTACACCAGGTTTTCCTCCTAACCATGATCAGGGTGAACAATATGAACATAATCGGGTTCATAAACCGGATCGTGTACATAGCCCAGGTCATTCCCATGTACATCTTCCAGAACATACTGTTCACGATCCTGGTCATGATCCTGGTCATGGACACCAAGATCCTGATCCTGATGATGAAGGTGAACTTCGACATACTCGAAAGCGAGAAGTACCACATGTTAAAAAAAGTGCAATTTATTCAGCTACAAGTCATAAAGATCATAATGAAGATGACCGTCAACATGAG TGCTTGAATGTCACTCAGTTGTTGAAACACTATGGTCACAGTGCCACCTCGCCGATCTCAGCTGATCTGTTTACATATCTTTGCCCTGCATTGTTGTATCAGATTGACAGCAGACTTTGTATTGAGCATTTTGACAGACTTTTAGTTGAAGATttaaataaggataaaaatacaGTTCCTGAAGATAAGGCAAATATAGGGGCATCAG CATGGATTTGCGGCATCATTTCTATCACCGTCATTAGCCTGTTGTCCTTGCTAGGTGTGATCCTGGTGCCCATCATTAACCAAGGATGCTTCAAATTCCTCCTCACATTCCTCGTCGCTCTAGCTGTGGGAACAATGAGTGGAGACGCCCTTCTTCACCTATTGCCCCAT tcTCAGGGTGGACATGATCACAGTCATCAGCATGCACATGGACACGGCCATTCTCATGGACACGAATCCAAGAAGTTTTTGGAAGAGTATGATGCTGTGTTGAAAGGACTTGTCGCTCTAGGAGGCATTTACTTGTTATTTATCATTGAACACTGCCTTAGAATGTTTAAGCACTACAAACAGCAAAAA GGGAAACAGAAATGGTTTATGAAGCAGAACACGGAAGAATCGACTATTGGAAGGAAGCTCTCAGACCATAAGTTAAATAACACACCAGATGCTGACTGGCTGCAGCTCAAGCCTCTTGCTG GAACTGATGACTCGGTTGTTTCGGAAGATCGACTTAATGAAACTGAACTGACAGATATAGAAGGCCAACAAGAATCCCCTCCCAAAAATTATCTTTCTGTAGAAGAGGAGAAAATCATGGACCATTCTCACAGTGATGGATTCCACACTGTTGATGAACATGATCTCCATGCTGCTACACATAACCACCACGATGAGAGTAAAACTGCGCTGAGGAAACACGGGCATCAGTGGCACCACAAACATTCTCATCATTCACACGGTCCCTGTCATTCTGGGTCAGACCTGAAAGAAACAGGAATAGCCAACATAGCCTGGATGGTAATCATGGGGGATGGCATCCACAACTTCAGTGATGGGTTAGCGATTG ggGCAGCTTTCAGTGCCGGACTGACAGGAGGGATCAGTACTTCCATAGCCGTCTTCTGTCACGAACTGCCGCATGAGTTGG GTGATTTTGCAGTTCTTCTTAAGGCAGGCATGACCGTAAAGCAAGCGATCGTGTACAACCTCCTCTCCGCCATGATGGCATACGTGGGCATGCTCATCGGCACGGCGGTGGGCCAGTACGCCAACAACATCACCCTCTGGATCTTCGCCGTCACTGCCGGCATGTTCCTCTACGTGGCCCTGGTGGACATG CTTCCAGAAATGTTGCATGGTGACGGCGACAATGAAGAACACGGCTTCTGGCCAGTGGGGCAGTTCATTCTGCAGAATTTAGGATTGCTGTTTGGATTTGCCATCATGCTGGTGATTGCCCTCTATGAAGACAAAATTGTGTTCGACTTCCAGTTCTGA